The following coding sequences lie in one Euhalothece natronophila Z-M001 genomic window:
- a CDS encoding IS630 family transposase, whose protein sequence is MQLKDARSLPPQAQQAIRKRAVMAVIENKRSQGEVAQEFGVTRTAVNQWVQRYRRGGETALKACKQGRREHPTLARSQVTTITRLIRDYSPEQLQLPFTLWTRQAVSQLIEQCWGITLSQTTIGRYLRRWGLSPQKPAKCAREQCPHQLQHWLTHEYPAIHKRAQQEGAEIHWGDEMGLRSDHQAGTCWSEVGKTPIVEGTGQRFSCNLISALTNRGTLRFQVFQGGFNSDVFLEFLRRLIRSRENKVFLIVDRHPVHRSRKVQQWVAQHQDELELFYLPPYSPERNPDEFLNQDIKSNAMRRQRPRNRNELMKRVRSYLYSLQKCPERISRYFWAQPVQYAGL, encoded by the coding sequence ATGCAATTAAAAGACGCTCGGAGTTTACCCCCTCAAGCTCAACAAGCAATCCGTAAAAGGGCGGTCATGGCAGTGATTGAGAACAAACGTTCTCAAGGAGAAGTGGCCCAAGAGTTTGGAGTTACTCGTACAGCAGTTAATCAGTGGGTGCAACGTTACCGTCGTGGGGGTGAGACAGCTCTCAAAGCTTGTAAACAAGGTCGTCGTGAGCATCCTACCTTGGCGCGATCGCAGGTAACGACAATTACTCGTCTCATTCGGGATTACAGCCCAGAACAACTACAACTGCCATTTACTCTCTGGACTCGACAAGCCGTATCTCAGCTCATTGAACAATGTTGGGGAATTACTCTTTCTCAAACGACGATTGGTCGTTATCTGCGTCGTTGGGGACTGTCTCCACAAAAGCCTGCCAAATGCGCTCGTGAGCAATGTCCTCACCAGCTTCAGCATTGGTTAACTCATGAATATCCAGCGATTCACAAGCGAGCACAGCAGGAAGGAGCTGAGATTCATTGGGGTGATGAAATGGGATTGCGTTCGGACCATCAAGCAGGGACTTGTTGGTCTGAGGTAGGGAAAACGCCAATTGTAGAAGGAACTGGGCAACGTTTCAGTTGCAACTTAATTTCCGCCCTGACCAATCGAGGAACCCTACGCTTTCAAGTATTTCAAGGGGGATTTAATAGCGATGTCTTTTTGGAATTTTTACGCCGATTAATTCGCTCCAGGGAAAACAAAGTTTTTTTGATTGTAGATCGCCACCCAGTACATCGCTCCCGTAAAGTTCAACAATGGGTAGCTCAACATCAGGATGAATTGGAACTGTTTTATCTTCCCCCCTACAGCCCAGAACGAAATCCCGATGAATTTCTCAATCAGGACATTAAAAGCAATGCTATGAGACGACAAAGACCCCGTAATCGTAATGAACTCATGAAAAGGGTTCGCTCTTATTTATACAGTC
- a CDS encoding glycosyltransferase family protein has product MILDVQNFLFSDFLPTFLHIQWPEAIYKWRHKLPMEECTLTLLSERLEYYKTNKVPIVCTFHNKLPHSNPSKFDQRAYELIYGEADIIVHHGENSIKLIKEEFPATTKSKHIICPHGPYTKIPYSSQGARQKYKIPNQKFSFLFFGRMRKNKGVNFAGSVFQNFKNKQHCFFSVGPSQHKNILAKFEEKTEKATPTLYQNYSILKQKFFASENKRIFHKSILPSEIPEIMAASDVVFLGHLDGINSGVLALGISYGKPVVFPNLGNFQEQAKGWEWYEVYEPGNIESAVSALNRMMKRLNNNFSPGQVIIDNTKWYDLNSWDIHVDRIQSTIKKIVNSNYSS; this is encoded by the coding sequence GTGATTTTAGATGTACAGAACTTTTTATTTTCTGATTTCCTTCCAACCTTTTTGCATATTCAGTGGCCAGAGGCTATTTATAAATGGCGACACAAGCTTCCTATGGAGGAGTGTACGCTTACACTCTTATCTGAAAGGTTGGAATATTACAAAACGAATAAGGTTCCAATTGTTTGTACATTTCATAATAAATTACCACATTCAAATCCATCAAAATTTGATCAGAGAGCTTATGAACTTATATATGGAGAAGCCGACATAATTGTTCACCATGGAGAAAACTCAATTAAACTTATTAAAGAAGAATTTCCAGCAACAACAAAATCAAAACATATAATTTGTCCCCATGGGCCATATACTAAAATTCCTTATTCTAGCCAAGGTGCTAGACAAAAATACAAAATCCCGAATCAAAAATTTTCATTCCTATTTTTTGGTAGAATGCGAAAAAATAAAGGAGTAAATTTTGCTGGAAGCGTATTTCAAAATTTTAAAAATAAGCAACATTGTTTTTTCTCAGTTGGACCATCTCAACACAAAAATATATTAGCTAAATTTGAAGAAAAAACTGAGAAAGCTACTCCAACACTTTACCAAAATTATAGTATTTTAAAGCAGAAGTTTTTTGCTTCTGAAAATAAGAGAATTTTTCACAAATCCATACTTCCTTCCGAAATTCCTGAAATAATGGCCGCATCTGACGTAGTTTTTTTGGGTCATTTAGATGGAATCAATTCTGGAGTACTTGCTCTTGGAATATCTTATGGAAAACCTGTAGTTTTTCCAAATTTAGGAAATTTTCAAGAACAAGCTAAAGGCTGGGAATGGTATGAGGTTTATGAGCCTGGAAATATTGAATCTGCTGTTTCAGCATTGAACCGAATGATGAAACGATTAAATAATAATTTTTCACCTGGTCAAGTTATTATAGATAATACAAAATGGTACGATTTAAACTCGTGGGATATCCATGTAGATCGGATTCAATCTACTATAAAAAAAATTGTCAATAGCAATTATAGTTCTTAA
- a CDS encoding glycosyltransferase family 2 protein, whose protein sequence is MNNHHLETPVIFIIFNRPDTTAKVFEAIRQAKPKKLLVVADGARSDKEGEAEKCAAVRAIIDTVDWDCEVLKNYSDVNLGCRKRVSSGLDWAFSLVDEAIILEDDCLPDSTFFPFCQELLEKYRDDKRIMAISGDNFQFGRKRTNYSYYFSRFNDCWGWATWDRAWQYYDHNMKLWEEIRNGGWLKDILNNDFWLIQYRKHKLQSVYDKKIDSWAYLWTFSCWIQNGLIIIPNQNLVSNIGFSSTSTHTTDVKSPIANLPTQPISFPLQHPPFIIPNTKADNFRNKKIFGLLPRAIRKIKRILSL, encoded by the coding sequence ATGAATAATCACCACTTAGAAACACCAGTTATTTTTATAATATTCAACCGACCAGACACCACCGCCAAAGTCTTTGAAGCCATCCGCCAAGCCAAGCCTAAGAAGCTATTAGTAGTTGCAGATGGGGCACGTTCTGATAAAGAAGGAGAAGCAGAAAAATGTGCTGCGGTGCGTGCCATAATTGATACAGTTGATTGGGATTGTGAAGTGCTTAAAAATTACTCTGATGTTAATTTAGGTTGTAGAAAAAGGGTTTCTAGTGGTTTAGATTGGGCTTTTAGTCTAGTAGATGAAGCAATCATACTTGAAGATGACTGTTTACCTGATTCCACATTCTTTCCATTTTGCCAAGAATTACTGGAAAAATATCGCGATGATAAGCGAATTATGGCTATCTCTGGTGACAATTTTCAATTTGGACGTAAAAGAACAAATTATAGTTATTACTTCTCACGTTTCAATGATTGTTGGGGGTGGGCAACATGGGATAGAGCTTGGCAATATTATGATCATAATATGAAATTATGGGAAGAAATACGAAATGGAGGTTGGTTAAAAGATATATTGAACAATGATTTTTGGCTAATTCAATACAGAAAACATAAATTGCAATCTGTTTATGATAAAAAAATAGATAGCTGGGCTTATCTTTGGACATTTTCTTGTTGGATACAAAATGGACTAATTATTATTCCTAATCAAAATTTAGTATCAAATATTGGTTTTTCTTCAACAAGTACCCACACGACTGATGTCAAAAGCCCAATTGCTAATTTGCCAACACAACCGATTAGTTTTCCTCTTCAACACCCACCTTTCATTATTCCTAATACTAAAGCTGATAATTTCCGAAATAAAAAAATATTTGGATTATTACCTAGAGCAATTAGAAAAATTAAGAGAATATTGAGCTTATAA
- a CDS encoding agl cluster protein AglQ, which produces MPSLIQVLEASALQALEIQQPDGSMPSGHNGPYHDPETPVRNTAHWLVTFCHIYEQTQDQRLFHAANKATNYLLSAEARPQEASFFCRKNPKKDSCNGLIGQAWAIEGLICAARTLKREDAYTTAKEVFELHPFLENRAIWQRVAAEGNYLTPDRTFNHQLWFAAIGAELRDQEATDKVYQFLDQIGTNVDNYQNGVIFHNSPLGKTKLKDLNSLSNITMAIKRIVKSKRNRRSLYSKSVGYHSFNLYAFAILKKHFPKHKFWSSSKMQKMLDITKEPIFRTQLDQSDYSWPYNPPGLELAFCGEAFDLGKDYCQKWITTQVEKTYDHKTKNLMLNNSADTTTSSARIYEATRLNNDYEVNYP; this is translated from the coding sequence ATGCCTTCTCTAATTCAAGTATTAGAAGCTAGCGCACTTCAGGCACTAGAAATTCAGCAACCTGATGGTTCTATGCCCTCAGGGCATAATGGTCCATACCATGATCCAGAAACACCTGTTCGTAATACAGCTCACTGGCTCGTCACCTTCTGTCATATCTATGAGCAAACCCAAGACCAGCGTTTGTTTCATGCCGCTAATAAAGCAACCAATTATCTATTAAGTGCTGAAGCGCGACCTCAAGAAGCTAGCTTTTTTTGTCGCAAAAATCCTAAAAAAGATTCCTGTAATGGACTGATAGGACAGGCTTGGGCTATAGAAGGGCTTATTTGTGCTGCTCGTACCTTAAAGCGGGAAGATGCCTATACAACTGCCAAGGAAGTATTTGAACTCCATCCTTTTCTAGAAAATCGAGCTATTTGGCAACGAGTTGCCGCTGAGGGAAACTATCTAACCCCTGATAGAACATTTAATCATCAGCTTTGGTTTGCTGCTATTGGAGCTGAACTAAGAGATCAAGAAGCAACTGATAAGGTATATCAATTTCTTGATCAAATTGGTACTAATGTAGACAATTATCAGAATGGTGTAATTTTCCATAATTCACCACTAGGTAAAACTAAATTGAAAGACCTCAACTCTCTCAGTAACATTACTATGGCAATCAAAAGAATCGTGAAAAGTAAGCGCAATCGTCGCTCTCTGTATAGCAAATCAGTTGGTTACCACAGCTTTAACCTTTATGCCTTTGCAATTCTAAAAAAACACTTTCCGAAGCATAAGTTTTGGTCATCCAGCAAAATGCAAAAAATGCTGGACATTACTAAAGAACCTATCTTTAGAACCCAATTAGACCAAAGTGATTACAGCTGGCCCTATAATCCGCCAGGATTGGAACTAGCATTTTGTGGGGAAGCATTCGATCTAGGTAAGGATTACTGCCAAAAATGGATAACTACTCAAGTGGAAAAAACTTACGATCATAAAACTAAAAATTTGATGCTCAATAATTCGGCAGATACTACAACTTCCTCAGCTCGGATTTATGAAGCTACTCGCCTGAATAATGATTATGAGGTTAATTATCCATGA
- a CDS encoding glycosyltransferase, translated as MIADTEKTPFVSVIIPTYHDWERLKICLEALSNQTYQIENFEIIVVNNSPEDEPPYKIEKNNVRLFKEPKLGSYAARNKGIKNSRGEIIAFTDSDCIPDQNWLEQGVFQLVSTLNCGLVAGKINIFYKNSSFPTDFEIYEKVTAFPQEKYIKRFQFGATANLFTYKSVIETVGKFNEKLQSRGDLEWGQRVFATGYRQIYAENACVDHPARSSLEDALNKSKRIAIGVYDLNRDRAFFLKFLRGLKYMSPPIEKIFIIFISSEILGSFKKLKVVYIAIMLKFVMGKEYMKQLLFTQ; from the coding sequence ATGATAGCTGATACTGAAAAAACACCTTTTGTATCTGTGATTATTCCTACCTATCACGATTGGGAACGATTAAAAATTTGTTTAGAAGCACTTTCCAATCAGACTTATCAGATAGAGAATTTCGAGATTATTGTTGTGAATAATAGTCCTGAAGATGAGCCTCCTTATAAAATTGAAAAAAATAATGTACGATTATTCAAAGAGCCAAAATTAGGAAGTTATGCCGCTCGGAATAAAGGGATTAAAAATTCTAGAGGGGAAATTATAGCATTCACTGACTCTGACTGTATTCCCGATCAAAATTGGCTTGAACAAGGAGTTTTCCAATTAGTTAGTACCTTAAATTGTGGTTTAGTTGCTGGAAAAATTAACATATTTTATAAAAATTCTAGTTTTCCTACAGATTTTGAAATTTATGAAAAAGTAACAGCATTTCCTCAAGAAAAATATATTAAGCGTTTTCAATTCGGTGCAACTGCTAATCTATTTACTTATAAATCTGTCATTGAAACTGTAGGAAAATTTAATGAAAAACTTCAATCCAGAGGAGACTTAGAATGGGGACAGCGAGTTTTTGCAACAGGATATAGACAAATATACGCTGAAAATGCTTGTGTAGATCATCCAGCTCGATCATCTTTAGAAGATGCTTTAAATAAATCTAAAAGAATTGCAATAGGAGTTTATGACTTGAATCGCGATCGCGCTTTTTTTCTAAAGTTTTTGCGAGGGCTTAAATATATGAGTCCTCCTATTGAAAAAATTTTTATTATTTTTATATCATCTGAAATTCTGGGAAGTTTTAAGAAGCTAAAAGTTGTCTATATTGCTATAATGTTAAAATTCGTTATGGGTAAAGAATATATGAAACAATTACTATTTACACAGTAA